The following DNA comes from Caldisericum sp..
TTTCCCGAACCCATAAATCCAGAGATAATTATCTTTGCCAAAAATACCTCCTTGACGAAATATAGTAATCAAATGAGGCTTTTACATCATCAATATGATCGCCTGAAAATTTTTTCAGGAATGATGATGCAAGGACGAAAGATATTCTTGATGCGGATATAAGAGTAACTGCAGGTAAAACTACCGTATCAGACCTTACATATATGCTTTGAGTCTCAACCCATTTATCCAGATCAACCGACCTAATCCCTTTTCTTACAGTTGGGATTGGCTTTGAGTAGAATTTTACAGTGATATCTTCGCCGTTTGTAATACCACCCTCGATACCACCCGCATTATTTGTTTCCCTTTTAATTTCTCCGTCTTTTAATAAAAATCTATCCTGAAACTCGCTTCCTTTAAAATTTGAGGCATCTTTCCCTCTCCCAATTTCTACAGCCTTAACGGTGGGCACACTCATAACTGCCTGGGCAATAAGCCCATCCATCTTCTCTTCCCACCTGTTATAATCCCCAACACCTATCGGGAAGTTCTTTACGATAACCATTCCACTTCCACCAAGTGTATCACCCTCTTCTATAGCCCTGTCTATTTCTTTTTTTATTTTCTCCTCACTATCTTCAAAAGGAACCAAAAGTGACGAGTTAATTGCCCTGTTGAATAGTGTATCTACATCTGCAAATGATTCACATGGGATATGAATATCGTTAATAGATGTTACGAAAAACAGAATTCTTACACCGAAGATTTTCAAAAATGTTTCTGTAATACTTCCCGTAACTACATCAAGTGCAGTTAGTCTTCCGCTTGTTCTTTCAGAAGGTATTGCAAGGTTTTCGTAGTTGTACTTTATACTTCCTGCATAATCCGAATGACCTGGCCTTGGAATTTTAAAAGACCTTTCAGTTTTATTTGTTTCCCAATCTCTGTTTCTTATTCTAAATCCAATTGAAGCGCCTGTTGTAACGAAGTCTTTTGTGATGCCAGAGAAAATTTCAACTGTATCCGTTTCGATTTCCATTCTTTTTCCTCTGCCATAGCCTGCATTCCTCAATCTTAGTCTTGAATTTATGAAATCCTCGTCTAATTTGATGCCTGCAGGTAGTCCTTCTAGGATTCCTACGAGGTATGGTCCGTGTGATTCCCCTGCACTATGAAATCTGAGCATTGAGTCCTCCATACCATATTTTTACATTTTCGAGGCACTGGAAATAGAGCATATCGTATCCATTTTTGATTTTTGCACCGATTTTGGCACCAATTCTTAAAAACTCAGTCTTTTCCGGATTGTATATGAGGTCATAAAGAATCATATCCTTGTTTATCCACTCGCTCTTTATGAGTGTTTCGTTTCCGTTGAGTCCTACAGTTGTTGCATTAATGAGGATTTTTGCATTTGATATTATACCCTCTACTTCTTCTAATTTCACTGGAATCACTTTATTCCCGAGCATCTCTTTTATTTTAAGGGCTTTTTCGAATGTTCTATTTGCAACAAAAACGCTCTTTACATTTACATCAATGAGGGCTTTAATAACAGACTTCGCTGCGCCACCACTTCCGAATACAAGTGCAGTATTGCCTTCAATTTCATTTAAAAATGGCTCTATGCTTTTCTTAAACCCTGTATAGTCAGTATTAAACCCGTAGAGTTTCTCATCTTTAACAAGGACAGTATTTACGGAACCGATTTCTTTTGAAAGTTCATCTAACACATCAATGTATTTTATAACTTCTTCTTTTAAAGGTTGCGTGAGATTAAATCCCAGGACATCTTTATCTAATTTTATCCACAAAATACGCTTTTCTAATTCTTCTACTTTTGTTGGAAGTAAGGAATAAGAAGCGACTTTATTGAGTGATTTGAATAATTTTTCGTAGATTTTTGGAGAATATGAGTGTGATAGAGGATAACCAAGAAGATAGAATTTATCCATAACTTATACTCCTCAGAATTTCAAAAAATTCAGGGAACGATACCTTGATGGAATCTATTTCCTCAATGTATATGTCTCCTTTGCAAACGCTTCCAAGAACAGCAAAAGAAAGCCCTATTCTATGGTCAAAAGCAGTCTTTATTATCCCGCCTTTTACGGCGCCTTCTTTTACAATAAATCCATCTTTATATTCGTATGCTTCAACACCGATATTTTTAAGATTATCCACGATTAGCTTTATCCTGTCGCTTTCCTTTACTCTCAACTCCGTTGCACCAACAACACGGACGCCACCTTTTACAAGAGGTCCAATTGCACCTATAAGCGGAAGTTCGTCTATAAGTAACGGTGCTTCATCTTTTGTTATCTCAATTTTTGAAAGTACACTTGACTTTACAAGAATATCTCCTACATCCTCACCATTTACCTTTCTTTTGTTTATAATTTCAATGTTTCCACCACTTCTTCTAAACACATCTATGAGATAAGTTCTTGTAGGGTTTAAGCCAACATCCTTTAGGATGAGTTCACTATCTTCAAGAAGCATTGCTATTGCAATGAGATATGCTGCTGATGAAAAATCTCCTGGAACAAAAATTTCCCTTCCATATAGCTTTTCCACAGGATAAACTGTAATTTTATTTCCGTAAACTTCTATTTTTCCTCCGAACTCCTTTAACATAATCTCTGTATGGTCTCGAGTTTTTAACTTCTCGTATATGGTGGATTGTGAGTTTGCATTGAGGGTTGCAAGTATTATTGCGCTTTTAACCTGTGCAGATGGGATTTCCATATTGTATGTGATACCGTGAAGTTCTTTACCGACAATTGCAAGTGGCAGATATTTTCCATTATCTCTACCTATGATAAAACCTCCCATAAGTGTTATTGGGTCTATGACTCTTTTCATCGGCCTTCTTCTTAAGGAGTCATCGCCTGTTAAAAAGAAAGTCTTGTTGTTTACAGAAGAAAAAAGTCCGGAGAGTAGCCTTGTCGTTGTGCCAGAATTCCCAGCATCAAGCACGTTATCAGGTTCTTTTATGTCTTTAAGACCGATGCCGCTAACTTTTATTTCTCCATTTTCGATACTTATGCTAGCACCAACTTCGGACATAATCTTCAAAGTCCTTTCTGTATCAAGTCCCATATTTGGATTTTTAATATATGATTCGCCATGTGAAATAGAAGAGAAAATAAATGCTCTATGTGTTATTGATTTGTCACCTGGGATTTTTGCACTACCCTTTACACGTTTAATCTTTTCTACTTTTACCAAATTTTGTCCCTCCTTTTTTTAACAACTTCAGCAACATGCAGAAAATCATCACTTTCAATTGTTGATAAAAATTCCTTTAATGTTTCAATGTATTCAGTAAGGAACACCTTTATTTTTTCTTTATTTGTTTTTACAAATCCATACGACATCATAGGATCGCCACTTGCAATTCTTGTTACATCTCTTAACCCTGAGCCTGCAAAGTCAAAAAGGTTTCCCTGGTCCTTTTTCATAAGATAATAAAATAGAGACAGAGAAACTACATAAGGCAAATGGCTCGTAAGACCGAGTATGTAATCATGCGTATCTGCATTTAGAAAAACAGGGTTACTTCCAATATCTTTAACGAGTTTCAACACGATATCCAATTTTTCTTTTGTAAGATTGTTTTCTTCTGTGAGTATAAAGGGCTTATTCAAAAATAAGTTTGGATCGGCATTTTCAATACCTCCCTTTTCCTTCCCTGCAAGCGGATGTCCTCCTATGTAAAAGGAATTTACACTTTTCATTTCTTCTAAAACTTTACCTTTTGTGCTCCCAGTGTCTATTAAAATGGAATTTCTATCTATTTTGTCTTTGTGTGTCTTTATAAAATCTAAAATAAACTGGACAGGAATTGCGATAAGTATAACATCAGACTTAAGACCTTCTTCAATTGTTTTTGCTTCATCAATTACATCAAGTTCAATTGCCCTTTTTAAGGTAGAACTATCAGCATCGTATCCATATCTTTTCCACTTATTTTTTAAAGAAAGGGAAATCGAACCACCTATCAAACCCAATCCGACTGTAAATATACTAAATAGGTCTTCCAACTGCCTCA
Coding sequences within:
- the aroC gene encoding chorismate synthase, which translates into the protein MLRFHSAGESHGPYLVGILEGLPAGIKLDEDFINSRLRLRNAGYGRGKRMEIETDTVEIFSGITKDFVTTGASIGFRIRNRDWETNKTERSFKIPRPGHSDYAGSIKYNYENLAIPSERTSGRLTALDVVTGSITETFLKIFGVRILFFVTSINDIHIPCESFADVDTLFNRAINSSLLVPFEDSEEKIKKEIDRAIEEGDTLGGSGMVIVKNFPIGVGDYNRWEEKMDGLIAQAVMSVPTVKAVEIGRGKDASNFKGSEFQDRFLLKDGEIKRETNNAGGIEGGITNGEDITVKFYSKPIPTVRKGIRSVDLDKWVETQSIYVRSDTVVLPAVTLISASRISFVLASSFLKKFSGDHIDDVKASFDYYISSRRYFWQR
- a CDS encoding shikimate dehydrogenase translates to MDKFYLLGYPLSHSYSPKIYEKLFKSLNKVASYSLLPTKVEELEKRILWIKLDKDVLGFNLTQPLKEEVIKYIDVLDELSKEIGSVNTVLVKDEKLYGFNTDYTGFKKSIEPFLNEIEGNTALVFGSGGAAKSVIKALIDVNVKSVFVANRTFEKALKIKEMLGNKVIPVKLEEVEGIISNAKILINATTVGLNGNETLIKSEWINKDMILYDLIYNPEKTEFLRIGAKIGAKIKNGYDMLYFQCLENVKIWYGGLNAQIS
- the aroA gene encoding 3-phosphoshikimate 1-carboxyvinyltransferase; translation: MVKVEKIKRVKGSAKIPGDKSITHRAFIFSSISHGESYIKNPNMGLDTERTLKIMSEVGASISIENGEIKVSGIGLKDIKEPDNVLDAGNSGTTTRLLSGLFSSVNNKTFFLTGDDSLRRRPMKRVIDPITLMGGFIIGRDNGKYLPLAIVGKELHGITYNMEIPSAQVKSAIILATLNANSQSTIYEKLKTRDHTEIMLKEFGGKIEVYGNKITVYPVEKLYGREIFVPGDFSSAAYLIAIAMLLEDSELILKDVGLNPTRTYLIDVFRRSGGNIEIINKRKVNGEDVGDILVKSSVLSKIEITKDEAPLLIDELPLIGAIGPLVKGGVRVVGATELRVKESDRIKLIVDNLKNIGVEAYEYKDGFIVKEGAVKGGIIKTAFDHRIGLSFAVLGSVCKGDIYIEEIDSIKVSFPEFFEILRSISYG
- a CDS encoding prephenate dehydrogenase/arogenate dehydrogenase family protein gives rise to the protein MEDLFSIFTVGLGLIGGSISLSLKNKWKRYGYDADSSTLKRAIELDVIDEAKTIEEGLKSDVILIAIPVQFILDFIKTHKDKIDRNSILIDTGSTKGKVLEEMKSVNSFYIGGHPLAGKEKGGIENADPNLFLNKPFILTEENNLTKEKLDIVLKLVKDIGSNPVFLNADTHDYILGLTSHLPYVVSLSLFYYLMKKDQGNLFDFAGSGLRDVTRIASGDPMMSYGFVKTNKEKIKVFLTEYIETLKEFLSTIESDDFLHVAEVVKKRRDKIW